One region of Bacteroidetes bacterium GWF2_43_63 genomic DNA includes:
- a CDS encoding 3-phosphoshikimate 1-carboxyvinyltransferase → MIEQIQPYKIEGVLQAVASKSYLQRALAIAGLAMGPTFIRNYNASADAIAAQNIISKLGAKVRGGSRLHIVPGKPDPSSEIIFDADESGLSLRMFSFIAALYGRAIMMTGKYSLLARPVEPLVEALLQCGIQVKTTNGALPLTICGPISKNKIELDGSFSSHMLSGLLIAAPLLEHDTEISVRNLVSRPYIAMTLNIMRQFGVAIENNNFRQFYVKGRQQYQGQEYSIEGDWSAAANFLVGAAVSGKVEMTGLNQNSLQADMKIREILVDFGAHVNVLNNFISVSKNEARPFKADLTDCPDLFPPVVVLAAAANGASVLTGTQRLIHKESNRFKSLLAVFSKLGLKLEPQGNDLHVFGVGSLQGGEVDSFNDHRIAMCAAIAATLANSEIKISNAEAVSKSYPDFFADLRKVMAK, encoded by the coding sequence ATGATCGAGCAGATTCAGCCATATAAAATTGAAGGTGTGCTGCAGGCCGTTGCTTCGAAAAGCTATCTGCAGCGGGCGCTGGCTATTGCCGGACTTGCAATGGGACCAACATTTATCCGCAATTACAATGCATCCGCAGATGCCATTGCTGCACAAAATATCATTTCGAAACTTGGCGCAAAAGTCAGGGGTGGAAGCCGTCTGCATATTGTTCCCGGCAAACCTGACCCCTCTTCTGAAATTATTTTTGATGCGGATGAATCTGGTCTGAGTTTACGCATGTTTTCTTTTATTGCAGCACTCTACGGAAGAGCAATCATGATGACTGGCAAGTATTCACTTTTGGCGCGGCCGGTCGAGCCCCTCGTTGAAGCATTGTTGCAATGCGGAATTCAGGTTAAAACCACCAATGGCGCATTGCCGCTCACGATTTGCGGACCGATTTCGAAAAATAAAATTGAGCTGGATGGTTCTTTCAGTTCACATATGCTGTCGGGCTTATTGATTGCTGCTCCGCTCCTGGAGCACGATACAGAAATTTCAGTACGCAATCTGGTGAGCCGGCCTTATATTGCAATGACGCTGAATATTATGCGGCAATTTGGTGTTGCCATCGAAAACAATAATTTCAGACAGTTCTATGTAAAAGGCCGTCAGCAGTATCAAGGGCAGGAATATAGTATTGAAGGTGACTGGAGCGCAGCTGCTAATTTTTTGGTAGGCGCTGCAGTTTCCGGAAAAGTTGAAATGACTGGATTGAATCAGAATTCGCTTCAGGCTGATATGAAAATCCGGGAGATTCTGGTTGACTTTGGTGCGCATGTAAATGTGCTCAATAATTTCATAAGTGTTAGTAAAAACGAGGCCAGGCCTTTCAAAGCCGACCTGACCGATTGTCCCGATTTATTTCCACCAGTGGTGGTACTTGCAGCCGCAGCAAATGGTGCTTCGGTGTTAACCGGCACTCAGCGCCTCATTCATAAAGAGTCGAACCGGTTTAAATCATTGCTTGCTGTGTTTTCGAAACTCGGGCTGAAGCTTGAACCACAGGGAAACGACCTGCATGTTTTTGGCGTCGGCTCGCTCCAGGGTGGTGAAGTTGACAGCTTCAACGATCACCGAATTGCCATGTGTGCAGCTATTGCCGCAACGCTGGCAAATTCGGAAATTAAGATCAGCAATGCTGAAGCAGTGAGTAAATCGTATCCCGATTTTTTTGCAGATCTGAGAAAAGTGATGGCGAAATAA
- a CDS encoding glycine C-acetyltransferase, translated as MQGKVKEYLTKELAAIREAGLFKNERIIESVQGAEITVKGKRVLNFCANNYLGLSSHPELIKAAHEEIDHRGYGLSSVRFICGTQDIHKVLEQKVSDFLGMEDTILFSSCFDANGAVFEPLLGENDAIISDALNHASIIDGVRLCKAQRWAYKHSDMRDIEEEDQATGKMAKGLERCLKEAREKGCRFIMIATDGSFSMDGDIAVLDKICDLADKYDAMVMVDDSHSTGFLGKTGRGTHEYRGVMGRVDIITTTFGKALGGASGGCISSSKEIIDWMRNKARPYLFSNTVAPSVVGATIKVMDILTASTELRDKLEANTKMFRSKMTEAGFDIVPGEHPITPIMFGKYPDCSKLAVKFADRMLEEGIYVIAFSFPVVPKGKDRIRVQISAGHSTEQIEKAIAAFTKVGKELGMLK; from the coding sequence ATGCAAGGGAAAGTGAAAGAATATCTGACAAAGGAACTGGCAGCCATACGCGAAGCTGGTCTTTTTAAAAATGAACGTATCATTGAAAGCGTACAGGGTGCAGAAATCACCGTAAAGGGGAAAAGAGTTCTGAATTTCTGCGCCAACAACTATCTGGGTCTTTCATCACATCCGGAACTGATTAAAGCTGCGCACGAAGAAATTGATCACCGCGGCTATGGACTTTCATCGGTCCGTTTCATTTGTGGAACACAGGACATTCACAAAGTTCTTGAGCAAAAAGTTTCTGACTTCCTGGGCATGGAAGACACTATCCTTTTCTCTTCTTGCTTCGATGCAAACGGTGCTGTTTTCGAACCACTTTTGGGTGAAAATGACGCAATCATCAGCGACGCACTCAATCATGCTTCAATCATTGATGGTGTGCGTCTTTGCAAAGCTCAGCGCTGGGCGTACAAACACAGCGACATGCGTGATATTGAGGAAGAAGATCAGGCTACCGGAAAAATGGCCAAAGGCCTTGAGCGCTGTCTAAAAGAAGCCCGCGAAAAAGGTTGTCGCTTCATTATGATTGCTACCGATGGCTCTTTCAGCATGGATGGCGACATTGCTGTTCTTGATAAAATTTGCGATCTGGCGGATAAATATGACGCTATGGTAATGGTCGATGACAGTCATTCAACCGGATTCCTTGGTAAAACAGGCCGTGGAACGCACGAATACCGCGGCGTTATGGGCCGGGTGGATATTATAACCACTACATTCGGAAAAGCATTGGGTGGCGCATCAGGCGGCTGCATCAGCAGTTCAAAGGAAATCATTGACTGGATGCGCAATAAAGCCCGTCCGTATTTGTTCTCAAACACCGTTGCTCCTTCTGTAGTTGGCGCGACCATTAAAGTTATGGATATTCTGACAGCTTCAACCGAGCTGCGCGACAAACTGGAAGCCAACACCAAAATGTTCCGCTCGAAAATGACCGAAGCTGGCTTTGATATTGTTCCGGGCGAGCATCCCATCACACCAATCATGTTCGGTAAATATCCGGATTGTTCAAAACTGGCTGTCAAATTTGCTGACCGCATGCTCGAAGAAGGCATTTATGTAATTGCTTTTTCGTTCCCGGTTGTTCCAAAAGGCAAAGACCGCATCCGCGTTCAGATTTCAGCCGGACATAGCACCGAGCAGATTGAAAAAGCCATTGCTGCTTTCACCAAGGTTGGCAAGGAACTCGGAATGCTAAAATAA
- a CDS encoding monofunctional biosynthetic peptidoglycan transglycosylase, whose protein sequence is MATLKKKKRSFFGRIWRFCLKLALMFFVLSIGSTIVYRWVNPPVTPLMIIRLFGQKMEGKELKMEYDWVDIDSISTYMPQAVIAGEDGYFLYHNGFDWDAIAQAQEYNKTHKIKRGASTVSQQTAKNVFLWPDRTWLRKGLEVYFTFLIETFWSKERIMEVYLNVIEYGEGVYGVEKASQGYFKRSAKKLTMDQAATLVACLPNPRKWNPAIAPSIMFSRKAIILRNMYNIGPQTLDKHPYSEVRGKKRR, encoded by the coding sequence ATGGCTACCCTTAAAAAGAAAAAACGCTCGTTTTTCGGCCGTATATGGCGGTTTTGTCTGAAACTGGCATTGATGTTTTTTGTTCTTTCAATAGGATCTACGATTGTGTATCGATGGGTCAATCCGCCGGTAACACCATTAATGATCATTCGTCTTTTCGGCCAGAAAATGGAGGGAAAGGAATTGAAAATGGAATATGACTGGGTGGATATTGATTCCATCAGCACATATATGCCGCAGGCAGTCATCGCAGGCGAAGATGGTTATTTTTTATATCACAATGGTTTCGATTGGGATGCTATTGCGCAGGCACAGGAGTATAATAAGACGCATAAAATCAAGCGCGGCGCAAGCACCGTTTCGCAGCAAACTGCAAAAAATGTTTTTCTATGGCCAGACCGAACCTGGCTTCGCAAGGGGCTTGAAGTGTATTTTACTTTTTTGATAGAAACGTTTTGGAGCAAGGAAAGAATCATGGAAGTGTATCTGAATGTGATTGAATATGGCGAAGGAGTTTATGGTGTAGAGAAAGCTTCGCAAGGGTATTTTAAGCGATCCGCAAAAAAGCTGACCATGGATCAGGCCGCCACGCTGGTGGCGTGTTTGCCGAATCCGCGCAAATGGAACCCTGCGATTGCTCCGTCCATTATGTTTTCGCGAAAGGCAATTATTCTGCGCAATATGTATAACATCGGTCCGCAGACATTAGATAAACATCCATACAGCGAAGTCCGTGGAAAAAAGAGGCGATAA
- a CDS encoding prolyl-tRNA editing protein gives MNIHTAKSVEKRGDKEVYAWLEKLGIAHDYYEHPPAPTAEIAAQYWKDIDAAHCKNLFFRNHKGNQHYLVIFHYQQNILIRDLEQRLKQGKLTFASPERMERYLKISPGSVSPFGLIHDKDHHIIVFLDENLLQYDRISFHPNLNEASLVVGFGDFMRYLEAVGNRYEFLSLY, from the coding sequence ATAAACATCCATACAGCGAAGTCCGTGGAAAAAAGAGGCGATAAAGAAGTTTATGCATGGCTTGAGAAGCTCGGAATTGCGCATGATTATTACGAACATCCGCCGGCTCCGACAGCCGAAATTGCAGCGCAATACTGGAAAGACATTGATGCGGCGCATTGCAAGAATTTGTTTTTCCGCAACCACAAAGGCAATCAGCATTATCTGGTTATTTTTCATTATCAGCAGAATATTCTGATCCGGGATCTGGAGCAGCGTTTGAAGCAGGGAAAGCTCACATTTGCTTCACCCGAACGCATGGAGCGATATCTGAAAATCAGCCCCGGGAGCGTGTCTCCGTTTGGTCTCATTCACGACAAGGATCATCATATCATTGTATTTCTCGATGAAAATCTGCTGCAATACGACCGCATCAGTTTTCATCCGAATCTGAACGAAGCCTCTCTGGTTGTTGGGTTTGGGGATTTTATGAGATATTTGGAGGCGGTGGGGAATAGGTATGAGTTTTTGAGTTTGTATTAA
- a CDS encoding UDP-glucose 4-epimerase produces the protein MKNILVIGAFGQIGSELTLALRKDFGNEHVIASDINIRENSPLATGPMVVLDARDRNAIAEISKKYSIDTIINLAAILSANGEKNPALAWDVNINALINTFEVAREMKMDRVLVPSSIAAFGPTTPRVNTPQETILEPSTMYGITKVAGELLGDYYVRKFGLDVRGLRYPGIISHETLPGGGTTDYAVAIYYDAVKFNKYNCFVSAETRLPMMYMPDCIKATIDLLKADFTSLKHHSNFNVGAMSFSAAELAESIKKYQPDFSITYEPDYRQAIANSWPESIDDSAARLEWGWKPSFDLDAMTQDMLKNIKIKHEQGLI, from the coding sequence ATGAAAAACATTCTTGTTATAGGCGCCTTCGGGCAAATTGGCTCTGAACTCACTCTTGCTCTTAGAAAAGATTTCGGCAACGAACATGTAATTGCTTCAGATATCAATATCCGCGAGAATTCACCGCTGGCGACAGGACCCATGGTGGTTCTTGATGCCCGTGACCGCAACGCCATTGCTGAAATAAGCAAAAAATACAGCATTGATACCATCATCAATCTCGCAGCTATTCTCTCAGCCAATGGCGAGAAAAATCCAGCACTGGCCTGGGATGTTAACATAAATGCACTTATAAATACATTTGAAGTGGCGCGCGAAATGAAAATGGATCGCGTTCTGGTTCCAAGTTCCATAGCGGCTTTCGGACCAACCACGCCGCGTGTAAACACTCCGCAGGAAACTATTCTTGAGCCCTCCACCATGTATGGAATCACGAAAGTGGCCGGAGAATTACTTGGCGATTACTATGTACGGAAATTTGGTCTTGATGTCCGCGGACTCCGTTATCCCGGCATCATAAGCCATGAAACACTTCCCGGCGGCGGCACAACAGATTATGCAGTCGCAATCTATTACGATGCAGTAAAATTCAATAAGTACAATTGCTTTGTCAGCGCTGAAACACGACTCCCGATGATGTATATGCCCGATTGTATCAAAGCTACTATTGATTTATTGAAAGCAGATTTTACATCATTGAAACATCATTCAAACTTCAATGTTGGCGCAATGAGTTTTTCGGCCGCAGAATTGGCAGAAAGCATTAAAAAATATCAACCCGATTTTTCAATCACTTACGAACCGGATTATCGACAGGCCATTGCCAACAGCTGGCCCGAAAGCATCGATGACAGCGCCGCACGTCTGGAATGGGGATGGAAACCGTCGTTCGACCTCGATGCTATGACCCAGGATATGCTCAAAAATATCAAGATCAAACACGAACAGGGATTGATATAA
- a CDS encoding amidophosphoribosyltransferase — MSEAIKHECGIAFLRLRKPAEFYLAKYGNPVYALQKMSLLMEKQHNRGQDGAGLACVKLDMHPGKPYINRIRSNSSAPIIDTFNQAFAPLHELKNAQSPRYLDLDYLKENVDFTGEVFLGHLRYGTFGKNSIKYVHPFIRPNNWKTRNLILAGNFNMTNAEELFQKLIQMGQHPVETADTVTIMEQIGYYLDEENDLLYQRYKAEGLSRVEISYHITKELNIANILRKSSTLWDGGFVLAGMIGNGDSFVLRDPSGIRPAFYYANDEIVVATSERPVIQTAFNIHYEDVQELKPGQALIVKKDGSYSVEQIIEPKEEKYCSFERIYFSRGTDADIYRERKKLGRLIVPQVLEAINYDIENTVFSYIPNTAIVAFMGMYASLLDFTDKVKRDKILALKNPSAEAIDEILKLHPRAETIAVKDMKMRTFITTDKEREDLVDHIYDVTYGLVRNGIDNLVVIDDSIVRGTTLRQSIIKILDRLEPKSILVASSAPQIRYPDCYGIDMAKLSDFIAFRAAIELLHDTKQTNVIDEVYRLCKEQIGKPKEEMVNHVKKIYKPFTANQISEKIAMMITPKGINAKINVVYQSIENMHLALKTKGDWYFTGDYPTPGGNRVVTQSFINFIEGRNERAY; from the coding sequence GATATGCATCCCGGAAAGCCCTACATCAATCGAATCAGAAGCAATTCGTCTGCCCCAATCATCGATACCTTCAACCAGGCATTTGCTCCGCTGCATGAACTTAAGAACGCACAATCACCACGCTACCTCGACCTTGACTATTTGAAAGAAAATGTTGACTTTACCGGTGAAGTTTTTCTTGGCCATTTGCGATACGGAACCTTCGGAAAAAACAGCATTAAATACGTACACCCATTTATTCGTCCCAATAACTGGAAAACCCGAAACCTGATTCTGGCCGGAAACTTCAATATGACCAATGCTGAAGAACTATTCCAGAAACTGATTCAGATGGGTCAACACCCGGTCGAAACGGCCGACACCGTGACCATCATGGAGCAAATCGGTTATTATTTGGATGAAGAAAACGACTTGCTTTATCAACGCTATAAAGCCGAAGGATTATCCCGCGTTGAAATTTCTTATCACATCACCAAAGAGCTGAACATTGCAAACATCCTCCGCAAATCAAGCACGTTGTGGGACGGCGGCTTTGTTCTCGCGGGCATGATTGGTAACGGTGACTCTTTTGTTTTGCGCGATCCTTCCGGAATTCGGCCAGCATTCTATTATGCAAACGATGAAATAGTGGTGGCAACTTCCGAACGTCCTGTTATTCAAACAGCTTTTAATATTCATTACGAAGACGTACAGGAGCTAAAGCCAGGCCAGGCATTGATTGTGAAAAAAGACGGCTCCTATTCCGTTGAACAGATCATTGAACCAAAAGAAGAAAAATATTGCTCCTTCGAACGAATCTATTTCTCGCGCGGAACCGATGCCGATATTTACAGGGAACGCAAAAAACTAGGCCGGCTCATCGTTCCGCAGGTGCTCGAAGCCATTAATTACGACATCGAAAACACCGTTTTTTCGTATATTCCAAATACTGCCATCGTGGCTTTCATGGGAATGTATGCATCCCTGCTTGATTTTACGGACAAAGTAAAACGCGACAAAATCCTGGCATTAAAGAATCCATCGGCCGAAGCGATTGATGAAATATTAAAATTGCATCCGCGCGCTGAAACCATTGCCGTGAAGGATATGAAAATGCGCACCTTCATTACGACTGATAAGGAACGCGAAGATCTTGTCGATCACATCTACGATGTAACCTATGGACTGGTGCGTAATGGAATTGACAATCTTGTTGTCATAGACGATTCCATTGTGCGCGGGACAACACTGCGGCAAAGCATTATAAAAATTCTGGATCGTCTCGAGCCGAAAAGCATACTTGTGGCGTCGTCAGCTCCGCAAATCCGTTACCCCGACTGCTATGGAATCGACATGGCCAAACTCAGCGATTTCATTGCTTTCCGCGCTGCCATCGAATTGCTGCACGACACAAAACAAACCAATGTTATCGACGAAGTGTACCGTCTCTGCAAAGAACAGATCGGCAAACCGAAAGAAGAAATGGTAAATCATGTAAAGAAAATTTACAAGCCGTTTACCGCCAATCAGATTTCGGAAAAAATTGCCATGATGATTACACCCAAAGGCATCAATGCAAAAATCAATGTTGTATATCAAAGCATCGAAAACATGCATCTGGCACTGAAAACCAAAGGTGATTGGTATTTCACCGGCGATTATCCTACGCCCGGAGGCAATCGTGTGGTAACTCAATCGTTCATTAATTTCATTGAAGGCCGCAACGAACGTGCTTACTAG